A single window of Magnetococcus marinus MC-1 DNA harbors:
- a CDS encoding peptidylprolyl isomerase — translation MFFTRFFQPSAWWMTLGLLLVVTSPTMAGAQGKGANPVIVKLSTSMGDIKLQLDAEKAPISTENFLSYVKKGHYDGTIFHRVIPGFMVQGGGMDANMKEKSTDAPIKNEADNGLVNKRGSVAMARTQVVDSATSQFFINVNNNDFLNHGGRDFGYAVFGEVIEGMDVVDQITAQPTGNKGYHQDVPTTPITINSATQE, via the coding sequence ATGTTTTTTACTCGATTCTTCCAACCTTCGGCATGGTGGATGACGCTGGGACTGCTGTTAGTCGTCACCTCTCCAACCATGGCGGGTGCGCAAGGCAAAGGAGCCAACCCGGTGATTGTAAAGCTTTCTACCTCTATGGGCGACATCAAACTACAGTTGGATGCCGAAAAAGCCCCCATTAGCACTGAAAACTTTCTCAGCTATGTGAAAAAGGGCCACTATGACGGCACCATCTTTCACCGTGTCATTCCCGGCTTTATGGTGCAGGGTGGTGGCATGGATGCCAATATGAAAGAGAAATCCACCGATGCCCCCATTAAAAACGAGGCCGATAATGGTTTAGTCAATAAGCGCGGTAGCGTCGCTATGGCCCGCACGCAGGTTGTTGACAGCGCCACCAGCCAGTTTTTTATCAACGTCAACAACAACGATTTCCTCAACCATGGTGGCCGTGATTTTGGCTATGCGGTGTTTGGTGAGGTGATTGAAGGCATGGATGTGGTGGATCAAATCACGGCGCAGCCCACAGGCAACAAGGGCTACC
- a CDS encoding Ppx/GppA phosphatase, whose product MKFAAIDIGSNAVRLFIAHVYETGQAMPIVRKDDLYRVPLRLGADAFVRGEITPETEQQFVVVMQAFRKLIDFFQPLDMLACATSALRTARNGHEVVMRVSREANINIEIIEGQREAELIALNRADGSFDQDHFLFIDVGGGSTELTLLAKGRQVEATSFPIGTVRIKENLVDSEIWSEMKRWIKVKAAPYPHLTAIGSGGNINKLVRMGGDKQAKQMQRDEISKLLKTLRGMTNEQRMRELGMRPDRADVIVPAGEIFLSTMKWAKIKKIIVPQFGLSDGMVHYLYRRHVEGQGGRIIS is encoded by the coding sequence GTGAAATTTGCTGCCATTGATATCGGCTCGAATGCCGTTCGTCTGTTTATTGCGCACGTCTATGAGACGGGCCAAGCGATGCCCATTGTGCGCAAGGATGACCTCTACCGCGTACCCTTACGTTTGGGGGCGGATGCCTTTGTGCGGGGAGAGATTACCCCCGAAACCGAACAGCAATTTGTTGTGGTGATGCAGGCCTTTCGTAAATTAATCGATTTTTTTCAACCGCTGGATATGCTTGCCTGTGCTACTTCTGCCTTGCGCACCGCCCGTAATGGCCACGAAGTGGTGATGCGGGTTAGCCGCGAAGCCAACATTAATATTGAGATTATTGAGGGCCAACGGGAAGCCGAACTGATCGCCCTTAACCGGGCGGATGGCAGCTTTGACCAAGACCATTTTCTATTTATTGATGTGGGGGGGGGCTCCACCGAGCTGACCCTGTTGGCCAAAGGGCGCCAAGTAGAGGCGACCTCTTTTCCCATCGGTACGGTGCGTATTAAAGAAAATTTGGTAGACAGTGAAATTTGGAGCGAGATGAAGCGTTGGATCAAGGTTAAAGCTGCGCCCTATCCTCATCTTACCGCCATTGGTTCAGGGGGCAACATCAATAAATTGGTGCGTATGGGGGGGGATAAACAGGCCAAACAGATGCAGCGCGATGAGATCAGCAAACTGCTTAAAACACTCAGGGGCATGACCAATGAACAGCGCATGCGCGAATTGGGCATGCGTCCCGACCGGGCCGATGTCATTGTGCCGGCTGGTGAGATTTTTTTAAGCACGATGAAGTGGGCCAAAATCAAAAAAATCATCGTGCCTCAATTTGGCCTCTCCGATGGTATGGTGCACTATCTCTACCGCCGCCATGTCGAAGGGCAGGGGGGGCGCATCATCAGTTAG
- a CDS encoding YMGG-like glycine zipper-containing protein, with protein MKSGSGTFKWMVISVAALFLLSGCAAPQNKAQGGAMVGALGGGLAGSLMGNSKHKERNALIGAALGGLLGYSIGNEMDKADLLKLNNAYESTPSYQTTDWVNPDSGRKYEVTPKPAARTAGRVCRDAEIKVWIDGRPETAIQRACRNPDGTWQMI; from the coding sequence ATGAAAAGCGGTAGCGGTACCTTTAAATGGATGGTTATCTCGGTCGCAGCGCTGTTTTTATTAAGTGGCTGTGCCGCCCCACAGAACAAGGCCCAAGGCGGTGCTATGGTGGGTGCCCTAGGTGGCGGTCTGGCCGGTAGCCTGATGGGAAACAGCAAGCATAAAGAGCGTAATGCACTCATTGGTGCCGCTCTGGGCGGGTTGCTGGGCTACAGCATTGGTAACGAGATGGATAAAGCCGATCTCTTAAAGCTTAATAATGCTTATGAGTCCACCCCCTCTTATCAGACCACCGATTGGGTCAACCCTGACAGTGGCCGCAAATATGAAGTCACCCCTAAGCCCGCTGCGCGTACGGCTGGCCGTGTCTGTCGTGATGCAGAGATTAAGGTGTGGATTGATGGCCGTCCCGAGACAGCCATTCAGCGGGCCTGTCGTAACCCTGATGGGACATGGCAAATGATCTAA
- a CDS encoding GTP pyrophosphokinase has translation MTVEQIMERYDERRALYDDFRNRQVTLLTEFLKENGPNVFSITGRVKERESLRRKVTRPGSKYTRMEEVQDLVGIRIVTFFEEEVEQVAEVIRKEFKINEAHILDRGEALDPERWGYRSRYYNVGLLDNRLKLIEYKRFVGCTAEIQVRSLLQHAWAEIETRMGYTSRDTFPKERRRQFSRIAGMLELADQEFNETHRFLKPYRQRMLEQSNKGHDNPVPSDMRRDPIGNDSLTRFIQENALVREMDARLAAIINVSLEDNGDFIDEVATHLSYLNLGTITALENELRIQRKTILGIAKQIFDRQGDKEFSALWRGISIYMLGYTLSAVAEKSEHLLHGLDRTEIGPLLARSPFEDDSDLAPW, from the coding sequence ATGACCGTGGAACAAATCATGGAACGCTATGACGAACGTCGTGCGCTCTATGACGATTTCAGAAACCGCCAGGTTACTCTGTTGACAGAGTTCCTCAAGGAGAATGGACCCAACGTCTTCTCCATCACGGGACGTGTGAAAGAGCGGGAGAGCCTGCGTCGTAAAGTGACCCGTCCCGGCAGTAAATATACCCGCATGGAAGAGGTTCAGGATCTGGTTGGCATCCGCATCGTCACTTTCTTTGAAGAGGAAGTCGAGCAGGTCGCCGAGGTGATTCGCAAAGAGTTTAAGATTAATGAAGCCCACATTCTTGATCGCGGTGAGGCGTTGGACCCCGAGCGATGGGGTTACCGTTCCCGTTACTATAATGTGGGCTTATTGGATAACCGCTTAAAGCTGATCGAGTATAAACGCTTTGTTGGGTGTACGGCGGAAATCCAGGTTCGTAGTCTGCTACAACACGCTTGGGCAGAGATTGAAACCCGCATGGGTTATACCAGTCGTGATACCTTTCCCAAGGAGCGCCGCCGCCAGTTTTCACGCATTGCCGGTATGTTGGAGTTGGCGGATCAGGAGTTTAATGAAACCCACCGCTTTCTCAAACCTTACCGCCAGCGTATGCTTGAGCAGAGCAATAAAGGGCATGACAATCCCGTGCCCTCGGACATGCGACGTGATCCCATTGGTAACGACTCCCTAACCCGCTTTATTCAAGAAAATGCCTTGGTGCGAGAGATGGATGCCCGTCTGGCCGCCATCATCAATGTCTCACTAGAGGACAATGGCGACTTTATTGATGAAGTGGCGACCCACCTTTCTTATCTTAATTTAGGTACCATCACCGCATTAGAAAATGAGCTACGCATCCAGCGCAAAACCATTTTGGGTATTGCCAAGCAAATTTTTGATCGTCAAGGGGATAAAGAGTTCTCGGCACTGTGGCGTGGGATCTCCATCTATATGCTGGGATATACGCTCTCTGCGGTGGCGGAAAAGTCGGAGCATCTGCTGCATGGTCTGGATCGCACAGAGATTGGTCCTTTGCTGGCCCGTTCCCCCTTTGAGGATGATAGCGACTTAGCACCCTGGTAA